From a single Phalacrocorax aristotelis chromosome 1, bGulAri2.1, whole genome shotgun sequence genomic region:
- the LOC142056844 gene encoding sucrase-isomaltase, intestinal-like has product MAVYQDVSLSPNPSLTFRTIGGILDFYVFLGPTPENVIQQYTEAIGRPHMPAYWSLGFHLSRWGYGSIDVLKKTVDRMHYYDIPYDVQHLDIDYMERRLDFTYDKVNYAGLPEYVQQLKKEGMHNVVILDPFITKDEEPGTYRPYDLGQEIGVWVNNSDGVTPAVGKAWPPGDSVFPDYTNPRTVEWWTRMCLEFKDVIDYDGIWIVCSIIFVLPSLKKKKKMRLLMCALLSLLKDMNEPSNFLRGQYPGCAVNDINNPPYTPSISDRSLAQKTLCPDSKTYLGEHYNTHSLFGWSQTAPTFHAAQQATGKRAFVLSRSTFVGSGKHGGHWLGDNFSRWKDMHQSIIGILEFNLFGIPYIGADICGFNYNTTYELCLRWMQLGSFYPFSRNHNAEGNSEQDPAAFGEEFAKISRATLQIRYSLLPYLYTLFFESHVHGNTVVRSLMHE; this is encoded by the exons GCCATTGGACGCCCACACATGCCTGCCTACTGGTCTCTGGGATTTCATCTCTCCCGATGGGGTTATGGCAGCAttgatgttttaaagaaaactgtcGATCGCATGCACTACTATGATATCCCATAT gATGTCCAACATCTTGATATTGACTACATGGAACGTCGCCTCGACTTTACCTATGATAAAGTGAACTATGCAGGTCTGCCAGAGTACGTCCAACAGctaaagaaggaaggaatgcACAATGTTGTGATTCTG GACCCTTTCATAACTAAGGATGAAGAACCGGGCACTTACAGGCCTTATGATCTCGGACAGGAAATAGGAGTCTGGGTGAACAACTCTGATGGCGTAACTCCTGCTGTTGGAAAG GCCTGGCCCCCCGGAGACTCAGTCTTTCCTGACTACACCAACCCCAGGACTGTTGAGTGGTGGACCCGGATGTGTCTGGAGTTCAAGGATGTCATTGACTACGATGGGATCTGGATTGTATGTTCCATTATATTTGTCCtcccttctttaaaaaaaaaaaagaaaatgaggcttttgATGTGTGCCTTACTCTCTTTATTAAAGGATATGAACGAACCATCCAATTTCTTAAGAGGCCAGTATCCTGGATGTGCTGTTAATGATATCAATAACCCTCCTTACACTCCTA GCATTTCTGATCGTTCCCTGGCACAAAAGACGTTGTGTCCCGACTCTAAGACTTACCTTGGAGAGCATTATAACACACACTCTCTCTTCGGCTGGTCACAGACAGCACCAACTTTCCA TGCTGCCCAGCAGGCAACTGGAAAGCGAGCGTTTGTCTTGAGTCGGTCTACATTCGTTGGCAGTGGGAAGCATGGGGGTCACTGGCTGGGTGACAACTTCTCTCGGTGGAAAGACATGCACCAGTCAATCATTGGAATCCTGGAATTCAACCTCTTTGGCATCCCCTAT atcGGTGCTGATATCTGTGGGTTTAACTATAACACTACCTACGAACTCTGCTTGCGCTGGATGCAGCTTGGCTCTTTCTATCCATTTTCCAGAAACCACAATGCAGAGGGAAATAGC GAACAAGACCCAGCAGCGTTCGGAGAAGAGTTTGCCAAAATATCTCGTGCTACGCTTCAGATAAGATACTCACTGCTGCCGTATTTATACACCTTGTTCTTCGAGTCTCATGTTCACGGAAACACGGTGGTGCGGTCACTGATGCATGAGTGA